TTTCAGTAGTTCAAGCAGTTGTTCTTTTGATCCTTCTGGAAGTGACGTTGGTTTTCTCATGGTTATCCCCAAAGTAATAATTTCTTTCTTTAGAGATTATACCACATGTAATATGTAGATTGCAACTCAGTATCATCATTTCGTTTTTTTGATGCAATGGTGAAATATAACTATACCACGATTATCTTAATATATGTAAAATCAATTGTCAAGAAAATTTGAAACAAAAGATGGCCTCCGAGCGTATTCAAGTAAGACAAAGCAAAAAACCATCAAAAAAAGAAATAGAGGCAGGTTCGATGGACCTGCCTCTATTTCTTTTATCAAATAGATCATTCTCCGATTATCTTCACCAGCACTCGCTTTTTTCTCCTCCCGTCGAACTCGCCATAGAAGATCTGCTCCCAGTGCCCAAAATCCAGCTTCCCTTTGGTCACCGTCGCCACGATCTCCCGGCCCATGATCTGCTGCTTAAGATGGGCGTCGCCGTTGTCCTCGCCGGTCCGGTTGTGCAGGTACTGCGAGACCGGCTCGTGGGGTGCTATAGTCTCCAGCCATTTCTCGTAGTCCTGGTGCAGGCCGTCCTCGTCGTCGTTGATGAAGACCGAAGCAGTGACGTGCATGGCGTTCACCAGGTACAGGTCTTCCTGGATGCCGCCCTCCCTCAGGCACTCCTCCACCTGGGGCGTGATGTTCACGAATCCCCGGCGGGCGGGGAGGTTGAACCAGAGTTTCTGGCGGTAGGATTTTATGGCTGTTATCCTTATTATGGATGATCCGCAGTTTAAAGGCCTTACCGTTATAGGCAAAGCCCGATCGCAAATACAAGAACAAAAATAATTATATTTGCTATTGACAAAGTGAATGGTTTTAGGTATAATAAGACTAAATTAGTCTTATTATAAAGGAAACGGTAATGCTGCTGACCAAGCGCAATGAATACGCCCTGCAGGCCATGATCATCCTGGCCCGGCAGAAAGAGGGGCGGCTCCTGGCGGCCTCGGCTCTGGCCAAGAGGTTAAAGACCACCCCAGCCTTCCTGTCCAAGATAGCCCAGCAGCTTTCGGGAGCCGGAC
This genomic stretch from candidate division TA06 bacterium harbors:
- a CDS encoding YjbQ family protein, encoding MKSYRQKLWFNLPARRGFVNITPQVEECLREGGIQEDLYLVNAMHVTASVFINDDEDGLHQDYEKWLETIAPHEPVSQYLHNRTGEDNGDAHLKQQIMGREIVATVTKGKLDFGHWEQIFYGEFDGRRKKRVLVKIIGE